The nucleotide window AGCCATCAATTCATTTAACCGCACGGAAGCGGGAATAAAAGCCCAAAAGGAATTAGTAAGATTTAGAAAAGGTTTTACTTTTACGGCTTTACCGCACGCGCAACCTGACACGGTTACCACCGGCCGAATCAGCCGTCGGAATCGTCACGGGTGTTGTGGTCGAACCCCATACCCCCTTCCCACACCACACCGATCCGACCCGCCACTGACGCTCCACTCCTCGATGAGTCGTTGTTGATGACGTGCGACTCGTAAATTCCGcaagagaaaaataataataataataataataataattattattattatggttgaTGTGGGGTGACATGAACGTGTCACGTGGATCCCATGTGACGAGCAACACATCAAATCAAATGATGAGGACGGTGACGTGGTTAGACGGAgaaaaaatagagagagagagagagagagagagagagagagagatgcatgatTTTGTGGAATGGATTCGGACAAAATGTACAAAGCCTGTAGTCTTTGGTTCTTGTCGCATTGTCATGGTCTGTCTGCTGACCAATTTGGATTCGTTCATTCACATGCTGTTgatttcaacgtatgttgttgagATCGATTGCTCTCTCTCTTTGCATTGCTGGGTGTTTCTCTATTAAAATGCGATTTGTTGTTGATTTCGATGTATGCTGTTGAGATGGATTTTGCCTTCTCTTGCATGCTGGATTTCTCTCTACTAAAatgtgatggatggatggatggttgGGTTAATCTCGGCACATTATTAatgttgattgtttatttttgtagcAGCATTGGATTTGCTGGATCTTTGATGAACGCATATGTTTCATGTGAAACAGACAATTTTGACATCTTGTTTTCCTTTTCCTTACCCCCccccacaaaaaaaaaagtatttcaaGATCGAGAATTAGATCTAAGAGAGAAAAAACTTGGATAGCATTCGGCCCCCCATtcatgttttcatttttattttttccttcatGCATGGTTCCTTGGGGAGCATTTTGATGGATTTGAAGTGTTGCCCTCTCATCTGTTCCTAACATATCTAATTGAAGAAAGAGGCATGGCCACATCAAACCCACCTTGAATTCGATCAATCTCTATGGCTGCCATATATCTCATCTCATTCACATCAATATTGATCTTGAACAAGAATACAAAACTTAGAATCCATCTACTGTTCACATTAGCATTTGTAAGAAAATACACTTTGCTCAACAATCAGATCAACTCGACCGCTAAAATGAACAACTTCTCTTGTAATTGGCACGACACAGGCAACATCTGCCACTCCATCAGATGCAGCACTTGAAACCGGTGTAACACCTTAACTGGAAGCAATGTGCTCCTCTCCTCCCCACCTTCTTGGGCTTCACATCTGCAAAAACTCGATTCGGGATTTAATGTTTCGATGCTCTTTGATGCCCACATGCTTAGATGCAAGAAGACGATACTTGTATGCTTGGTTCTCGATGCATCACAAATAGCAAATTGACAAAGCGATCGACATGTGCAAACCATCTTGGTGGTTTCTTATAAGATATATCAGATAAATGGCAAACAGTGATGATGTTTAGTTAAGAAGTAAAATTAAGAAATCAGATATAACAGCAAACTAAGTCGACAAGCCATGCTACCTCCAGACTTAATAGTTTTCCTTCGTTTTTTTACATCTCTAGTCATCAGGATTTACCAGACTTGCATGATTGATTGCCTAGGGAACTGCTTAGATCTGCTTGATTCGTATCATCTTGAAAGATCACAACTTAATGCGAGAATATGATGTTCATTGAAAGCATACTAGCATAAAAGAAACGATGAAAATGATTTTTGCACAAACTATAAAGAGTGACATGTTTGTTTATGCTTCAAATGGGGACATAGTAAGATAAAAATAGCATGCTTAAATTTCTTAATTATATTCAACTCATCTTCGAACATATAACCTACGCATAAACTGCAtgcttaattttcttttttcttatgtCCGCTGCTCTTTAAAACTGTAGCCAAGGACTACTATATTCTTCTCATGTGCGCCCTATGCAGGAAAAGAAAATGATAGCACACAAACAAAAAAGAGCACTCTTAAATTGTGCATAGCATCTGTGTATCATGGCATGATAAATGTCTATGGGTTGGCTATCAGGATCTCGCAGAGCACCACCTTGATCTAGTTAAGAACTAAAGCAAAAGAATTCGAATCATAATGAAGTTCTACTTATATCAAGATTCTTTTTTGGTTGCCCCACCATATACTACGTGGTCTCTCACCTGATTTTCCCAGCTTCCGAAGTGATGCCTTTGTATCGTGAAAACGAACCTTGTATTCCTTCTTCCAAGCTGCATAACGAACCTTCAACTTCTGAAGCTCTTCGATCGATTTTTTAACAGACCCCAACTGCCCAGATTTCACCTCACTAAGAACACGTGCATCGTCCTCAAATATCTGTTTCTGCTTCTCAAACTCCTTCGTTAATTGACCAACAGCATTATTTCTGCCATCCACATCCTTTGACAGTCCAGTTTCAGAGCCATGATGCTTAGTTGGTGGTCGTGCATCAGCAGGCATATCAAATTTTCCAGGTTGTTTAACCATGTCATTAGCAGCAAGGCTCTTCTGTACTGCAGCTAGGCTCACCTGTTTGCGATTGCAAGTTAAATCAATTATGCATGAACAATCTATTTTGAATTCCAGGAGCATGTACAAAATACCGAAAATACAAATGTGCATTCAGCTGATGGATAAGATTTAATCAGGTATTACCACTTCGAGTTGTTCTTTTTTCTCTTAACTATCCCTACCACCTCCCCCATCTTTAAAGAGGTAGAGAAAATCATGAGAACATTGTCGTAAAAAGTTAAGTGCTGAATTTCCCAAGCCAGAAGGAAAAGAAACAACCACAAGAAACAAGATGGTTCCCAAAAGCTCACCAAAACTACAAATAAACAGTTCACAGTAAGACCACATACTGGTGCAGACTCTAAAATCTAAATGATGATCCAATATTTGAGTAATGTGTACACCTAATTAGTTGGACGTAGAAAATATTAAGAAGCATCTTAAACTCTCTTAGAAAGAAAAGCAATATTCATTTAGTCATCACTTCAGAGCATAGAAATTCAGAATAATCAAGGGTATCAATATATTAGAGTGTGTTTTCCTTTTAGTAACTAAGTTAGTCAATCTCACCTTCAAAGACTCTATCTGTTTCTGATATAATTCCTCCATGGACTTCATCTTTTCCTCACACAGTGACCATTTGTCCTCAATCTGCTGAACTTGTTGCAACAGTTCAACATTCTCCTCCTCTTTCTGTCTCATTTCTGTCTTCATCTTAAGAACCTGCTTCTCGAGCTCTTCTGATCTGGAAGCATGCAACTTATCGTGGTCCTTGTCTGAAGCCTGCATTCATGATCATGAAATTTGTGCAGAAGTACTCATATGGTAATATTGCTCTTAGGCAAAAGAAACTCTATAATGTGTTTTATAGCTCAGGGAAATTTTAAATAGAATGAAATATCCTAGATCTATGTGTTAACAAAACAAATTTTTAATTGAGTAGCCTCATGCTCAGAACCGACGACAGACAAACTGCACCAGTTTTTTTAGTAAAAAATTGCATATGTGGTTTAATATGTTACCTAGATTTACAGAAAGAGATACCACATAACCAGTGGAGCAGCATTGTATTGATTTTCCATTCAACACCAAGAATCCATGTATGGTGCACCTCAACAATCAGATACATAAAGATAATTCACATCATTGCTTGCAGTTAAAGAAGACATTTCATTTTACACAAAGAATTAAGCACCTCACCAATATTTGTATATAATTTAAAAGCATTTACCATCCACACCCTTCTATTCTGGcataattaatttgaatttttgttTCTATATATCATCATGTCATTTCTCTCCTTCTCCTTGCTCACTCTCTCTTGAGTTTGACACTTCAATAAATGTCTCAAGTTCATGTCCATGCAACACTGCATTGAAGCTGTGGATAACAATAAAAGTTGTAGCCACAGCATTAAACAAGTTCACATCACATTCATTTGTACTAGAGTTGAATAAGTTACTTGAAAATTTTCAGTGAATCACCGCTAATTCTGCACGTGAAATATTAAAAGGTAGTTTCAGTCGAATTAGTAAATATAAAACTAATTTGAGGCTTTCAAGGAATTGATGAATCCATTGCTAACCCCTCTTGTAAAAACAATAACATTGCAAAAATATGTCAGATACTCCATTAATGTTCAATTTTTTCACTTGTTCAGAAAATATTGAAGGTTACTTAAGCATATTTGCTAGATGACTTATTTACACAaatactgatttttttttctatgatggACAAATTGGATATATACTTCAGTTATGTTTTATCTTGTGTCTCTTATAGTCATCAGATGATGGTCAATGAGATCAAAATAATACATCACCCTATTGCTTCTCTACAATTTGGAGcataaatttgataaaagtaaATATCTTTCCAAACATCCTATAGCCAACCATAATCATGTCATAATTGTATCAATACTGATATTCAAGCTTCACAACCATATCCTTATTACTTTAAACAAGTAAAAAAGCAAACAAGTGCTGAGTTATCCTATTAAGCATGCTGAAGTTTATTAGGTCTGCATTAGTTCCTGTAGCTAAACGACTCTGATTACACAATGTCCAACTATTATAATTCTTAATTAACTTCAGCATTTGTCAAAATATTTTATAGTGATTATGCGTAAGACAAACAGACTTTTGCTGTTATGCAATAAACTTCAAAAAATTAAGATTCAGGCATATCGACTCGCTCCTTACCATTATGCTGAAAATTGAACATACTCTACACCAATAGCATCTAAAAATTACCACATTTTTTTTACTGATCCAAAAGAAGTTTATGCACTTCTGGAAACATCAACTTTGGAAAATGTAATTCTCGTGGAGGGTAAAGTTTATCCTAAGCAACATtagtttcttgtttttttttttccaagcaaGAAATTGAATCAAACATCAAAATTAAATTACCTCCTCCGCCTCTACATAGCCGCTGTGGTCACCGTTCTCATCTTCCGGATCTTCCAAGGATGCCTTCAAAGAAACAAAGATTTCAGGCACTTGTTCGTAGTACAGTAACTCTTCATCTTTAGTTTATCTCAGCTATCTCTTACCTTGATGCCAATACTGAATTCCCTCGACTCCGACCTCGCATCCCCTTCCATCACACCAGGATCTTTCGACGAAGATCCTGCCTCGTTCCTCCCAATGCTAAATTTCATAGGCAGGGATTTTTTCGCGGAAGGAAGGCGACGTCTCATCGTGGGTCGGGCCGGAAGTGCTGGTGGGACGTCCTTCGGTTTCTCTTCCCTCAGCTTGAGGGCATCCAGCATTTCTTCTAGCACGCTACGAGCAACGGTCGGAATCGCCGGGAAGGAGGACGCCATGATGATGCCAAAACTTCCAATCCCAAGCAGCAGAGAGAAACACAATGCTCTTCCCGCAATCAGAGCACCAGTTTCTTCAAATCAAAGACCAGAGGTCCTCAAAAACACAGATCGAGAACAACCGGCGGCCTACAAATCCCACCACGGAGGCCCCTTACCAGCTCATAAAGCTCCCTCCTGTCCTTACCTCAAGGGAAAACTCGTCAAAATCGAAACTTGGGTGTCTTGTTTCGTAGAAAAGCCAACAAAACCCCACCAAGATTGCAAATTTTCATTATCCTAACCAAATTAAACGCGAAAAGAATCAAAATACTGACGAACCTTAGGGTTCTTGATCCTGCATACTTCACAAATtaaacaaaatgaaaagaaaaaaaaaggagaggataaaaaaataatttcgggAAGGATGAACACGACCACCACTTCCCGAAATACAAACACAACAAACGAACGCGAGTTGCAGAAAGAAACAAGAAACGGCGAGATTGTCTTGGAATTAAACGGCGAAGAGCTCATCCTGATTCCGTTGCGCCACGAGGAATGAGGCGGCAACATCGGGAGGTGCTAATAATTATATGCATATGTCGTAATTATCCCTCTATATTTAAATATTGGCCGATGCATTCAATCCAACTTCCATCGGCTATTATTTTCTTAGGTCCGTTAAAACTCAAATTAACATTACTATTTTTTAtctatatattttgaaattatatttttatctatattttaaaaattaattaattaaaagtgtTGATATATCGTTCCGAAAGGTCGAAAGTTTGAATAGATCAAACGTTAATATGGATTATAGTTGTTCAGACGTGATTCAGATCTAACTGCGACCTATTCCAAGTTAGTTACGGTTCGTCTGACCCAACGAGTAGTTCAAGGTTTAGCCTAGCTGATCCCGTGAAAATTTTCTAAGATATTATAGTGGTTCTTTTTCTAATACCAATCTGTTAATGTAGATTCTATTATCCAAACTAGGGAGATGGTTCGAATCCAATTAAGGTCCATTCCAAGTTTGTTCGTCTTAGTCTAGGCCATAGTTTGTGATACATAAATCTTTAAAAAACTAAATCGAGAGCGTTCCTAACGAAACGAATACCTTTTCGACAATCAAGTTAGGTTAGGGTTTTCGATTGATCCAACTAATTAATTGGAGTTGATGATGAATTGTGCTTGAGAACATACTAAGAATCCCTTTATGACCCTAATGATAATTATGCTCGAGATCGTCGATGGTAAGAGAGAAATATCCAATGTTTCGAGTCGAAACATTGCATGATGATCGTCGTACTTAATATATACATTGGCTAACTGCAAcctttcatcataaaaattttaactgACAAATTTAAATTTTTACATAATTATAGAGATCGATCTGAGCAACTAAATAAACCGATAAATCAAGAATCAATCCTTGATGTGTACGGTTCGCCGATTAGAATGTTTGAATTATAAAAAGATTAAAATACCCTCATGTTTTGTTTATTAAAGAAACGtttgatatatttaaaaaatattttgatttcatttattttaatgataaaataataCAAAACAGATATATTGGTTACTCTTTCCTTCTCTAAGCCATATACCCATTCCAATCAATTTTCTTTCCCTATGTTACAAAAAAAATTCATCTACTAAAACACATATATCTAAACTAGTTTACAATATTTTAGTCatattatttttgagaaaaaGAGTTACAATATTTTTGTCTAGTCTTGCAGCTGGAAgtattataaattatattcacTATAGCTTATCCTTTTCTATTGTCATTCTTCCATATTGAGTGAATACAAATATTATAACTctctttaaaataaataaatataaacttaaagactatgagaaaaaaaaaagatttttgtcATACTTTATGTCAAAACCTTCCTAATATCCATACAAGTCACCAAAAgtcttatataaattattttataaaaactaAGACTTATAATAAGATTAATAAGATTTAAGATGATTTAAACTACTTATTGAGGGTCTTGTGGAATAACATCGATCACACTCTTACGGAGTAACATCTCTTTAACGGTTATCGTACATATTTTTGTCACATAAATAtgcttaaatatattataatagcaTTGTAACTCATTATGATACTTGTTttaataataaaagtcatagactatcttttaaaatatctttcatatcctgctctgataccatgataaaatgagATGCGATGAAGAAGATCGTATAATCTCATTCAAGTGAGCATAGATTTACTCTATTTAGTTATTCTAATCTTATTATGAACATAATCTTCTATTAATAATAAGATTAATAAGTAAGATTTAAGAGGAATTAAACTAATTATTAAGCGTTTTGTTGAGTAACATCGATCACGCTCCTATGGAGTAATATCTCTTTAACGATTATGGTGCATACTTTTATCACGTAAATGTGTTTGAATATATTATAATAGTATTATTACTCGATTGATTTATACAAGGGTTAAAAGAGTCACGCGTAGatagatcgatcgatcgatcgagttAGATATCCTAATAGTGGAGCCGATGAATCGAGTTTGATATCCTAATAGTGGAGTCGATAAACTAATTAGGAATAAAATGATGCATGATTATATGACATGATAATTTAGAATGAATTTGTGTACAATATATGCATGACTCATTTGATTATGACTTCAAAATTTAAATgttacatttcaaaaaaataaaatcaattaaaCCACATATATTGCATCTGATTTTACATTGCCATCCATCTCCAAGCCGACCTCAACTTTCCGTCGTCTTCTATGTCGTTCCTTCACGCATCTTCAATTCTGTCGTCGACCGATTCGGAGTTCCCGACATGAACGTCCTCGTCGGAGATGAACTTGCTCCAGAACCAATGCTTCTTCCAGACCAGAATTATCTCTTCGATGGGTACGCCCTTGGTCTCGGGCAAAAAGAAGGCGATGAAGGCAGTCATGATCGCCACCCACCCGGCGAAGAAGTAGAAGAGGCCAAACTTGAGGTGACACAGTGCGGTCAGAAACACCTGGGCGATCAAGAACGTGAAGAACATGTTGACGGAGACGGTGATGCTTTGCCCAGCCGAGCGGATCTCGAGGGGGAAGATCTCACTTGGTACCAACCACCCCAGAGGCCCCCATGACCATGCAAAGGCTGCAACGTAGAAGCAGATGAAGAGCACTATGATGCTGGCGTAGTTCTTTGTTACATCGGTGGCCACACCGCTGATCCCAAACTTCAGCGCAATTAGAGTTCCCACCACCAACTTTTGCGCCGCAAAAATCATTCCGACATTAATCATCCGCTCAATCGAAGAATTCGTGAAGTGATCGATCCAGAAATGATACCTACCTGAGATACGAGCATCTGTGCGCCTCCTTGCAAGAAGAGCTTTCGGCGTCCAAGCTTGTCCACGGTGGCGATCGAGACGAAGGTGCCGAAGACGATCACGATGCCGGTGATCACTGCCGACGCGAGGGAGGCCTCGTTGCCGAAGCCGATGGTTTTGAAGAGCACGGGAGCGTAGAACATGATGACATTAATGCCGGTGAGCTGCTGGAAGCAGGGGATCAGAATGGCCATGGTGAGCTGCGGCCTGTACTTCCTCTGCAATATGTTGGACCAAGGGTGGTGGACGCTCTTGGCCGCATCGCTGGCCGCCACGAGGTCGTCGTACTCGGCTCGGATGTCTTCGGTGCCACGGATTTTGCGGAGCATGGCCTTGGCCTCTTCGTCGTGGCCGCGCTCGATGATCGAGTTGGGAGTGTCGGGCAGCACCAGCGAGCCGATGGTGATGACGAGGGCCGGGACCGCGGCGAGCCCGAGGCTGACGCGCCATCCCCAGCCACCTTTGATGGAGGCTGTCCCGTAGTTGATGAGGTTGGCGACGAAGATTCCGACGGTGATCATCAGCTGGAAGCCGATGTTAAGCGTGCCCCGGAGATCAGCAGGTGCCATCTCGGAGAGGTAGAGCGGCACAGCCTGCACGCAAGCATACAACAGAGCAGAGCACAGTCAAGAAAACCGGTTTGCGTCCCTACTCGGACAGGGATGATTCTGTTGGAGCAAATAAATCGATCGTTTTGCCTGATTCGCGAAGCCAATGCCGATTCCGAGGAGGACGCGGCCGAGTATGAGCATCAGGACGTTCATGGCGGCGCCGTTGATGGCGGAGCCCAGCAGAAAGGTGATCCCTCCCGCGAACATGGACCACTTCCTCCCGAACATCCTCGTCACCGTCGACGCAAGGAAGGATGAAAGGAGAGCGGCCCAATACAGAGAGGACGTGAAGAGAGTCAGCAACTGGCTGTCGAACTTGCAGTATTGGTTGGTGCTCGAGTCTGCCATCTGCTGCTTGTAGACCGACGGAAAGAAACGGGAGAGGAAGGAATCCATGGACGTCACTCCACCTTCGACCACACAGTAAAAGAAAGGTCGTGTTTTTAGCAGAGTAAGCATGCGGGGTTTAGTATCGAATGCAGGAGGATAAATGTACCAGAAATTCCAATGTCGTAGCCAAAAATAAGGCCACCGGAGGAGGCGACGAGGCAAGTCAGGAAGACGAAGAGCGTCATCTTCCCCGGGTGCTCCTTGCCACCGCCCGTGCTCACGATCACTCCGACCGCCATGGTATGCAATCTCCTCCAACTTCTGAGACACAACGAGGGCGAAGAGGAGCGGAGGCTTCTCGATGCTCTGAGTCGAACAAGGAGGACGTGCTTATAAAGGAGCTCGAGGAAGGCAACAAGCTGGAGCAGTTATCCTTCAGCGGATGATATCCAGTTGGGATTCCTGCCGATGATGTTGGATTTGGCTGTCTAACTTCCATCTTCCGTTATCCGAAACAGATCATGTACAGGTAACTGTTGTCCGACCTTTTGAAGACCACGTTTCGCATAGGAAATGGAACTTCGCAGTGAGAACAACATTGAACGAAAGGCTCAATCAATCTTAACTTGTATAGTTCTTAGAGTTACAATTGATCATCTAAACAAGTAGATCGTATGTATCTTTTCTTCCTAAAACAAAAACATCTTCTCGTCATACCAATTTGTCTTTAGTATCATGTGAAATGATAGATTTTTGTAGATATATGCTCGATAATCTTGATATAATGTTTTGTTGGGTCCAgcgcatatgtgggcttggactaaTGATTTGTGTTGTAAGCTCAAATttgatttattaataatttaaaaaaaagaaaaaaaaataaggagACTCAATGTACGAGAGAGCGTGCAACGAATTGTGgcgacaaactctacaatcctaacggtgctgATTTACAGTTTATCCTCTTTGAGGTACTTTTTTGCTATACTCATTTTGTAagacctaaaattctcttttgAGATCTACTATTCTTAGCCAAGATATGTGGTCTTATGATGATCCtcttgttattttagagaagacttattataaacctgttatcattattggtaatagtggaagtttgaggtggactatggtcccatggtttttctcgcattaaatttttcatgttaaaaatttggtctctaATTCATTGTTCTGCTGTTTATGTTATTCtggttaatatttatattttggtaattaagttgatattttgatgagaaactcattttgatacacaaagagggaaaagaattattctgctttAATAGATTTTTCCTAACATGTTTTGTATGTTttttcaaattaattttcaaatggAGTGTACTATATTTTACATGTTTTTTCAAATTAGTTTttattgattatatataaataatgttCAAGTCGTTTTCATGTGAATTCGACCATGAAACCTGTTAAATATGCAACAATATGCAGATCACTCGGATGGATATCTCAAAAGATATTATCGTACACATTTTGtgtataaaattttaagaaattttAAAGCATTCTCGATTGTATACATCGATTAATTTATTGAGAAATCATGCTAGGGTTAAAGATGTTGATCGTGTTTATAAGGGATATTTTCTTCAGATAGCATTTGATGATGGCTTGATTGCTAACTCAAATAAATCTTTAGGTTAATAATTCTTTCCCGATgtagaatttttaaaaaaaaaatcacaaattttTCTTGGCATCATTATGTACAAATCATAGGCAACTTTATTTAGTATTTGAATAATGGAAGAACCATACAATTTTtcctgataaaaaataataataatcctgGTTAGAATAATCATCTTCGACTACATCCTGATTACAATACTCCATTTTAGACCAACCAGCAGTAGCTTGTAAACATGTGAATGGTTGCACCACATTGTTTGAGGTATAAAAGCATTCAAATTTAACCATTTTCACTCTATCAAACAAGTTCATGACTGCAATCATTGCATTGAAGCTCAGAAATCTGTAACCTTTATTAATTATTGGCATTTAAATTTACACATAACATTACAGCATCAAAGAACTATCAGACTGGTTTGAGAATGGAAGTTAGGACATGTAtttcaatcttttttttcttttcagagaAAATAAAGAATAACATATGGGAAGGAGACATCCGAGACGATCTGAGATCAGCATTCTGTTGCTCAATGTTTTGAAAACATGCCTTCAGTTAATGATGAGAAATCAAAATCCCCAAGTGAAC belongs to Musa acuminata AAA Group cultivar baxijiao chromosome BXJ1-11, Cavendish_Baxijiao_AAA, whole genome shotgun sequence and includes:
- the LOC135597800 gene encoding myosin-2-like; the encoded protein is MASSFPAIPTVARSVLEEMLDALKLREEKPKDVPPALPARPTMRRRLPSAKKSLPMKFSIGRNEAGSSSKDPGVMEGDARSESREFSIGIKASLEDPEDENGDHSGYVEAEEASDKDHDKLHASRSEELEKQVLKMKTEMRQKEEENVELLQQVQQIEDKWSLCEEKMKSMEELYQKQIESLKVSLAAVQKSLAANDMVKQPGKFDMPADARPPTKHHGSETGLSKDVDGRNNAVGQLTKEFEKQKQIFEDDARVLSEVKSGQLGSVKKSIEELQKLKVRYAAWKKEYKVRFHDTKASLRKLGKSDVKPKKVGRRGAHCFQLRCYTGFKCCI
- the LOC103972676 gene encoding sugar transport protein MST3-like, translated to MAVGVIVSTGGGKEHPGKMTLFVFLTCLVASSGGLIFGYDIGISGGVTSMDSFLSRFFPSVYKQQMADSSTNQYCKFDSQLLTLFTSSLYWAALLSSFLASTVTRMFGRKWSMFAGGITFLLGSAINGAAMNVLMLILGRVLLGIGIGFANQAVPLYLSEMAPADLRGTLNIGFQLMITVGIFVANLINYGTASIKGGWGWRVSLGLAAVPALVITIGSLVLPDTPNSIIERGHDEEAKAMLRKIRGTEDIRAEYDDLVAASDAAKSVHHPWSNILQRKYRPQLTMAILIPCFQQLTGINVIMFYAPVLFKTIGFGNEASLASAVITGIVIVFGTFVSIATVDKLGRRKLFLQGGAQMLVSQLVVGTLIALKFGISGVATDVTKNYASIIVLFICFYVAAFAWSWGPLGWLVPSEIFPLEIRSAGQSITVSVNMFFTFLIAQVFLTALCHLKFGLFYFFAGWVAIMTAFIAFFLPETKGVPIEEIILVWKKHWFWSKFISDEDVHVGNSESVDDRIEDA